Genomic segment of Synchiropus splendidus isolate RoL2022-P1 chromosome 4, RoL_Sspl_1.0, whole genome shotgun sequence:
TTCGGATGTCTCTCTGCTGCAAGCTCTTCTCCAGAGTCCTCTCCCTGATGTATGTGACGCGTATGTGCTGGCAGCGCTCCCTGTGCTTCCCGCTCAGGAATTCTGGGAAGTCGTTGATCTGTGACGGTGAGGAAGCAGAGGTACAGTCAGCTGTAGAGTGTCACCCAACACCGAGAGCACGAGTCGCTCAGAGCTGGGCCCTTCTTCCAGTGGCAGCTGGTTAAGGTGCTACAGTATGTTGGatataaacatatatacagATGATATTTGTTTCATGAGAAAGAGTGTCACAAGAGGAAGTTAGGTGGTTAGATGTGAAGTGAACACTGACTTGCAGTCTTAGTTACGAGACCCCAGCACCTGTTGCAACACCTCCTCCGACTCAAGGGCAGTGATTAGCGCTGGGCGAGTCAGTGCAGCCACTTAGCCCTGCTATATAAAAACCTGCCGTATCACAAACCAGGCTAACGCCATGCAGCGAAGGCTGTGATGCCGACAAGATTAACTCATTTAGACCTGCGACCTCTGACATAACCAGCTAATAGCTTAACCACCATGATTACGCTGCACTTATGCGGCACCGTGTCCATCTTAAGCCTCTGATAGTACTTACGGTGTTGTAATGTGGCGGTTTGGTGATCAAACCTTGAATGTTTGACACTCGCTCTGTCATGTTTCCAACCTCTTGTTCATGTAGCTGCTGAACGGTACCAGTATCATCAGTAAATCATGCCATAGTTTGCCCACAATAATGTGATTCAATACTGTGTTAGCAGCATGTTTGACGGATGAATGATGACTGTTTTAAGCTTCTTTATTTTATGGAGTTTCAGCCTTATTAAGTACACGACTAAGTATTtaagaaaataatttgaaataataatttaaaaaaaaagaaaataatttttataGTCACCATTTCATGCTGAGGAAAATTGAATTATTAATCATTTTGAAGTAATCTGGTCGTGTTTGGCTTATTGCAGGTTTCCTGCATTGTATCATGTTTGCAGTACGTTAAGATTGACAACACTGATAACAGCGTTGTTCTTAGATGTAAAAGTTATTAATTCGAGCTTACGTGTTTATAAGTAGGACTTTAGATCGTTTTATAAAACATGTTCATACGAATTTAAACATTGACATGGCATATTACGTGAAACAACGAACGTGAGAAATCGTCAAAGTCAGTCTCTCGGATTTGaggaatatctttttttattgctgtttttgtgagATTTTattagatatcctttatttgtcccgtAAAACGAGTGCCAGACAGCTTTAATAATAACATTCTTAATAGTTAATAGTTAAATTCTTGCAGCAACGAGTAAGTGACATATCTTTCTAAACATTGGTGTCGAATCTGCCGATATCAACTGGAACTTGGACCAACTCACCAGCTGGATGTCGCGCACGCACCGGTAACTGACGGCCGGTGTGAGCGTGCGTGGCGGGAACTCCGTCAGGTACACGCGCTCGTCACTGAGCACCGCGTGCATGTAGACTCTCTTCACCGTGTCCGAAACAACAACGCACGGTTCGTAGGCTCGAATCCGCTCGTACACGGCTCGCTCCGTGTTCCGCTTCAGGAAGGACTCCAGCTTGATGTTGCAGCGGGACAGAGACGTCCCGGGCGCGCTGAGGGCCATGTCAGCGCGCGCCGCACCCCCGGTGGAGACTTCCATCAGCGGCAGGAGTTGATCTGACAGGTGAACCCCGGCGCTCTCTCGCTCCGTCGCTCTTCATGAGCTCCGATTGGTTAATGTAAGAATGGGCAGATCGCCGATTGGTCAATCTACAACGGAGCTTCTCGCTGATTGGTTGAAAACGGCGGAGGTACATTTCATAAGGTAAAAAGCGCTTTACACCAGATTACAGCGTTATGAGTTACGTCAACGATTGGCTGAGAATAACAAATACCAACGTTTATGTCACAAGGCGGAAACAAGAGGAAAATGTCCTGCTGGGTTTGTGATGAGAGTGTATTATTTAGGCATCAGCCGGCTGTAAATACTGTACGGATCATTCCTGGCGTCGTGTCTCAGAGCCATACATCAGGACAGGTCTCACTGTTGCCCTGTAACGCTTGGTCGCTTGCCACAAAGAATAGCTCAGACGTCATACtaaaacaattatttttattacgtACAATCATAAAAGTGAGCAAAAGAGACAAGTTCACAAAATCCacgtgtatttaaaaaaaagccagtTGTAGTAAAGATCGAATTAAAATAACTAAGAATGTACTCGGCTGAAGTACTTGAAATTTATATTTGTAAAAAATTGTTCTGCTGGGAAGTTTCTGCCAGACATGCTGACAGAATACCTAACAAGTTCCATAATTTCTGTACACACACCTgctgatgttaaaaaaaaaaacaaaacccttcAACAGGAAAGGTTCTTGGCCCGTTATTCGTCCCAGGTGAAGTCGTGAGGCTGGAAGTCGTCTCTCAGCTTTTGGCAgcactcctcttcctcttctcggGACTGTTTACACTCCCGCCAGTCAGCCCGGGTCGGGATGTTCAGTATCGCCTCGCTGGCCAAAACCTCCCTGTAATAAAACATCAAACTGAAATAACTACAAAAGCTGTCAGAGAGCGCAGACGCAGAGATGCACATATCATCTTCAGCCATGATGAGATTTTCACTGGAtaattatgttgtttttttaccaacgttattatttttttgaaaaatcaATTATTGTCGACAGACAGTAATTCAGAACAACATCAATGTGCAAACATATGTTCTTCATTTCAGGAAAATTCAAGAAAAATcggttcatttcatttcagtttggtGTGATTTAACTAGCAGACAGACTCTGATGGTCAGACAACCTCTTTAGCTGCATCAATAACTGGGGGTTCGTGGTGTTTAACTACACACATTTGAGGTCAGGCACGACTTCTCACCGTCCAAACTGCAGTGGGAAATGCCTCTGGATCCGATAGTAGAGTTTCTCTCCAGAATCCAACTCTACATAGAAGTATGGGGTCCCAGGAGGAGCAATCTGGACACAGACAAGTCTTCAGTTCAGCGTTCAGCTGAGTGACGCATGTGGCCGCAGCTCACCTGCTTCAGGTCTGTGTGTTCAGGAatctccatcagctccatctgctgctcctGAGCCTGGACCATAAACGCCTCCTTGATGTCTTCAGTGGTGCAGCGGTCCAGAGGAACGGGGACCACCTGAGGAGGGGAACATCCTCATTGAAACATCTACTGTATCTGGCAAACCTATTAAACCGACTAGTCATTTACATTTGTCTGTGGTCTGACAATCTAGAGTAACTACTGCCATTAgtacctgcagctgcagatgctGACTCCTGTAGTTCCTCTCAAACATCACGCAGCGCTCCCCTCTGCTCTTGTAGAAGTTCTTCAAGGCTGCCTTATACTTCTGCATCTCTTCCACCACCTCAGAACTCAGGTCCACCACGGACTGGTAGTGGCCGATGGGGAGGACGAGAATGTGTCTGGACACCAGGCCGCCTTTGGCCATGGCCAAGTAGCACTGTGAAGACAGTTCTTCTCACATAAGCACAGTCATTGGGGGATAAATCCTGAATCGTGCTAATAATACTGCGTCATTTTGAAGTACTACGATGATCTACAATGTTGATACATCATCATGAAGCAAGTCTGGCCTCATTTCACACTGACAGGTTTGGTTTGTCCTGCAACACCATGTTCAGTATCAACATATAATGACAAAAGGAAAGCTTTAAATTGCTAATGAACCCACAATTTATGTCTGTATTTAGTAAAGGAAGAACgaatcagaaaaatgttgagTCAAACGTAAATCTTAATGGTTTCagcatgataaaaaaataaagataaaatatGATTAGAGCACTCACATGTGTCCCGATGCTAAAGACCAGATGTTTCTCCACCTGAGGACTTGCTAGACAGAACCAGCAGGGACCTGTCGGCTGAGCTGCTCACAAGacgaaacacacaaaaaaagtataGAAATGTGCCATGCTGTGTTCAAATTAGACAAAGGGTATTTGCTAAAGACAGCAGCGTATCTCAGACTCACGGTGGCGGCGTGGTTGTTTATGTCCATCCTGCTGTCCTCTTCTGTCTCCATCTGACGGTCTCTTCCTGCCTCGACCCCGATCACCACCTCCGCTCTTGTTCAGGTCAAAGAAGAACTGACTCGGTGCCTCCTGCGTGAACAGGACGTGTGAATTTTACAAATAAAGTGGGATTCTGGCATTGGTGGTGTGCCATCACCTACCTCTTCCTCCAAAGCCTTAAAACTGGACTTGAGTGTTTCGCTTTTGTCTTTCCCCGGACATCTATAAGGGTTCTCCGTCACATCCTGCGGCTGTTTCACCAGTTCCGAGGGATCCATTATTTTCATGGGAATTATATTGAAGGCGTACAAATACTGCGCAcacatacaaaaacaaaacaatcgaTTCATTTGCTCATATATTGACACAGTTCATCGTTTAATCATTAACCAATGGACAGCGAGATAATCACCTTTTTCTTTGCAGGGTTATTGACAGTTGCCAAGGCGATGAAGCGGCTGACGTGCTGAGCGTTCTCCTGCAGAACCAAATGGTTTCTGTGAAACGAAAACAGGTTTCATAACAAGGATTATTTATGAATACGCATATATGGCCTCAATATTTCAAGTTAGTTTTACTGGAGCAATTACTCAAGTATTTCATTTCAGCGTCTGAATAAATCAAAACCAAGAAGTTTAGGACAAAGTGAAATAATTTATGATCCCAGATTAGGAATATTGCTTCATTTTACTCACCTATAAGGCATTCTCTCGTAATGGACGCCCTCTAGTGCAGCAAAGTGGTATCGCGGCTTGAGTTTCTCGGCAAGGTGTGCCACTGAGGAGCTTCCGCAGGCCTTTGTGTTTACTTCCTGTAAATGACATGAGCATCACAATTACACACGATTATAACACCCAGAGGATTCCAACACCAACAACTCGATAATTCAGAGTGTGTTTCATTGGCAACGCAGTCACATGACTTATATATAAATGGTACATAGCCATGTATAACACCATGTTGACTTCACTGCCCACATTGCACAACTCTTTACTttaagcaggaaaaaaattggAACTTTTAAATTTGATAACAGCCACTTATTTGAAGACTGGAAAAATCTGGTGTATTGAAAGTTGAGAGGAGGAACTATGAACATTCAGAGAATGAGTCAATGGGTCAATAAGTGTAAACCACATAGCTGGAAGACACGTTTCTGGTGAAAGCACCAGACTTAACACAGTATTCCTCTTTCTTACCGGTGTGTTCCCATAATTCCACACTCCCTTGGGCCACTGGGATGTCAGCAGGATGTCCACCCCACGAAACCTAGAGCTGCTGGTCAGCGGGGCCACCAGTTCGGACAGATCTTTTGGAGTGAAGCAGTGAGCCGGTGCTGGTTCCTGCTGGGCCTCCTGGCCGCTAACATAGGCAATCTGCAAGCCTGAGGCTCCGGTGAACACACCACGCCGCCCTGAGCGGCACAGTGAGAAATATTTAGCACAACCAAatagagtggtacctcggttttcgaacgtcccggacttcgaacaaatcggagttcgaacaaagatttcgagattgttttgcttcggatttcgaatgaaaatccagaacttgaacgcccctggaaaaagcctgaaaaaacataacgtgcgcggacctatcagctgacccatgacacgctttgttattgtgtataacgcagcctctgtatgcagacgtatCCCgtaagctacatttactgactgtgttttcttcatattgaggtgtaaaacctttcctgtctccgcactggaccgtggtagagtgtcacaggggaggtgctagctctccacacctccgtttgatgtcctgttgtgggctggagctgggacagggatgaggcgagtctgggacagagcgttacttggtttatgactttgtcacagccaaactgcacagaagcgcacattcagagctggacacgcaccgggcacctcttc
This window contains:
- the cwf19l1 gene encoding CWF19-like protein 1; this encodes MGDQQPVRVLVCGDVEGRFNTVFNRVQTIQKKTGQFDLLLCVGEFFGSTPESEAEWQLYKSGEKKAPIHTYILGAANQETLKNFSGSDGCELCENITYLGRRGVFTGASGLQIAYVSGQEAQQEPAPAHCFTPKDLSELVAPLTSSSRFRGVDILLTSQWPKGVWNYGNTPEVNTKACGSSSVAHLAEKLKPRYHFAALEGVHYERMPYRNHLVLQENAQHVSRFIALATVNNPAKKKYLYAFNIIPMKIMDPSELVKQPQDVTENPYRCPGKDKSETLKSSFKALEEEEAPSQFFFDLNKSGGGDRGRGRKRPSDGDRRGQQDGHKQPRRHPQPTGPCWFCLASPQVEKHLVFSIGTHCYLAMAKGGLVSRHILVLPIGHYQSVVDLSSEVVEEMQKYKAALKNFYKSRGERCVMFERNYRSQHLQLQVVPVPLDRCTTEDIKEAFMVQAQEQQMELMEIPEHTDLKQIAPPGTPYFYVELDSGEKLYYRIQRHFPLQFGREVLASEAILNIPTRADWRECKQSREEEEECCQKLRDDFQPHDFTWDE